Proteins encoded in a region of the Saccharothrix ecbatanensis genome:
- a CDS encoding MbtH family protein, with protein sequence MSDTVTDDAYQVVVNHEEQYSIWPADREAPDGWRAEGVVGGRDHCLAHIAEVWTDMRPLSVRTEPS encoded by the coding sequence GTGAGCGACACGGTCACCGACGACGCCTACCAGGTCGTCGTCAACCACGAGGAGCAGTACTCGATCTGGCCCGCAGACCGCGAGGCGCCCGACGGGTGGCGGGCGGAGGGCGTGGTGGGCGGGCGGGACCACTGCCTGGCCCACATCGCCGAGGTGTGGACCGACATGCGGCCGTTGAGCGTCCGAACCGAACCCTCGTAA
- a CDS encoding class I SAM-dependent methyltransferase, with protein sequence MAQTYTTPSHDNVDLVAEGKPVDAVNAEFYSRFQYPWPPQAVRRRVDPSVERTALGQSAGDWTGDVLPERPRIWVAGCGTNQAVLTALRFPDAHVVGSDVSPESVAASAQLAERLGVTNLDLQVESINDVTYDREFDHVISTGVVHHNADPAATLARVAAALAPDGLLELMVYNRYHCTEAIAVQKAVRLLAPATGEAGADFDAAMTAARHILDARPDLVARMKPGFSGVAHFEAAAADALIQPVMHTFTVAELDAMAGGCGLELALPCVNQFDVGRQCVDWNLRFADTALQRRYLSLTDVERWQVTNLVQLERSPILWFYLRPAGARPRRGEAEVLDRFAEQRFVAANLDCEVLVRQADGSYRASGRNAPYPVRPPDGPARAVLDEFTARGPARLRDVLTDLGLPTDLPTLSELRVRLTTTAFPFLQRVPGVDGG encoded by the coding sequence GTGGCGCAGACGTACACGACTCCGAGCCACGACAACGTGGACCTGGTCGCCGAGGGCAAGCCGGTGGACGCGGTCAACGCCGAGTTCTACTCCCGATTCCAGTACCCGTGGCCGCCGCAAGCGGTGCGGCGACGGGTCGACCCGTCGGTGGAGCGGACCGCGCTCGGCCAGAGCGCCGGCGACTGGACGGGTGACGTCCTGCCCGAACGTCCCCGGATCTGGGTCGCCGGTTGCGGCACGAACCAGGCGGTGCTGACCGCGCTGCGGTTCCCCGACGCGCACGTCGTCGGCAGTGACGTCTCGCCGGAGTCGGTCGCGGCGTCCGCGCAGCTGGCCGAGCGGCTCGGCGTGACGAACCTCGACCTCCAGGTCGAGAGCATCAACGACGTGACGTACGACCGCGAGTTCGACCACGTGATCTCCACCGGCGTCGTCCACCACAACGCGGACCCGGCCGCCACCCTCGCCCGGGTCGCCGCCGCGCTGGCCCCTGACGGTCTGCTCGAACTGATGGTCTACAACCGCTACCACTGCACCGAGGCCATCGCCGTGCAGAAGGCGGTGCGGCTGCTCGCCCCGGCGACGGGGGAGGCGGGTGCGGACTTCGACGCCGCGATGACCGCGGCCCGGCACATCCTCGACGCCCGACCCGACCTGGTCGCCCGGATGAAGCCCGGCTTCTCCGGCGTGGCGCACTTCGAGGCCGCCGCCGCCGATGCCCTCATCCAGCCGGTCATGCACACCTTCACGGTCGCCGAGCTGGACGCGATGGCCGGTGGGTGCGGGCTCGAACTGGCGCTGCCGTGCGTCAACCAGTTCGACGTGGGACGCCAGTGCGTCGACTGGAACCTCCGGTTCGCCGACACCGCACTCCAGCGGCGGTACCTGTCGCTGACCGACGTCGAGCGGTGGCAGGTGACGAACCTGGTGCAGTTGGAGCGCTCGCCGATCCTCTGGTTCTACCTGAGGCCGGCCGGTGCGCGGCCGAGACGCGGCGAAGCGGAGGTGCTCGACCGGTTCGCCGAACAGCGCTTCGTGGCGGCGAACCTCGACTGCGAGGTGCTGGTCCGACAGGCGGACGGCTCGTACCGCGCCTCCGGCCGGAACGCGCCCTACCCGGTGCGACCGCCGGACGGACCCGCGCGGGCGGTGTTGGACGAGTTCACCGCACGCGGTCCGGCCCGGCTGCGCGACGTCCTGACCGACCTCGGTCTGCCGACCGACCTGCCGACCCTCAGCGAACTGCGAGTCCGCCTGACCACCACCGCCTTTCCTTTCCTGCAACGGGTTCCGGGCGTGGACGGCGGTTGA